The stretch of DNA TTGAAGTTAGTCATTAACATAGTTTAAACACCACCACAGTTCCTGCCCTGTCCTTATCTCGCAAAATGTaagtaaaatactttttatatatttgaatCTTCaggaatataaatataaatatgaatatattttagctGTATGTTTTACCTCATTCTATCCTTCATTAATCAACTGTGATTtagtaatgcagtttttttgtggCCACACGAAGTAGCCCAAACAACTAACAAAATCAGGACGAAAGACTCAGTCCTTTGGATTTCTCAGCCTGTTAGGAAGATTAGAACACAATTAATGTTAGCGTAATAGAAGACCTTCATTGGCGTTGTTTGCGCAAACAGGTTTGTCTTACAATATTACTGCCttagacaaaaaaataaatgacccGATACTGGATACCCCAAACTGTATTATAACACAGGACTCCATCCTGCTGTTGGCTGCGTTCATTAGTATATGCATCAAATATTTGTACGATTTCATGGAAATagaccatttttttctcagcaaaCACTGGAGTCATGGGAAAGGTGTTGCTCAGCGTTTTTGTGGTGGTTGTTCTGTGGTCTTCAAGTGCCATCAGCAAGTCCGGTAGGCCTCATCTCTATGTAAGCTTTATAGAAAGCACTGTAAGGCTTAGTTTAAACTTCAGGCATCTGTTGCCAAAGCAGTGGCTATTACCTTTTGAATGGCGTCATACACAGGTGTGAGGTCCGAGGTTTTCTCCAACAGCTTAATAGTTTCACCTGTGACCTGATATGGTTTCAGGCCAAGCACGGAGCATGAGGTCAATTGTTTTGTCTCTCAATCTTAGGAATAGTTGCCATATATGTTGCCATGTTGTCTGTGTTGTCCACATAGCCATTCAGGACAGTACACCATAGCAATGTGCAATGCATATCCACTGAAATATAACGACCAGTCAAGTAAGAGTGGTTACGTACATCCATCCATCCACAGTATTCTTCAGCGGCCCACAGGCAAACATGGTTCTGCGCACCAAGCGGGCCAACAGCTTCCTAGAGGAGCTGAAGCCCCCATCCCAGGAGCGCGAGTGCGTGGAGGAGATTTGCGACTTTGAGGAGGCCCGGGAGATATTCCAAACTCGAGAGGCCACGGTAAGCCCAGTGTGGCAATACGGCATCCTGGCAGGATGTCTGCTGAGTGGGCATGGGAGCTTAGAAACACCACACAGTCACAATGGAAGACCATAACTCTGAAGTAGAACAAGTaacagacagatagaaagaCTGGTGGACTGGTTGGTTGACAGATCTACCCTCTTGTCTTTCAGCTTGAGTTCTGGACCGTGTACACTGGTAGGTGTGACTCCAGTTCCACAAGTTACAAAGTGGCTCAGCTGGCTTGCATCTCACTGTGTTTTTGGGTCTCTCAGATGGGAACCAGTGTGAGCCAAATCACTGCGTGAATGGCACCTGTGTTGACCTGTACCAGTCCTACACCTGCAAGTGCAACCCAGGGTTCGAGGGAAAACACTGCAACATGCGTGAGCTTGGGCTCCTAACCGTGTCTGTTTTTGAGTTAGTGTGTGCTTTGTTCAGCAATGTGTTGGGCTGTGtgcagacactgtgctgtatgttgttgtgctgtgttcagCTAGCACGGCGTCCAGCTGTCAGAAGGACAATGGTGACTGCGACCACATATGCCGGGAGAGCGAAGACGGACAGAGCCGCACCTGCAGCTGTCTCCCTGGATACAACCTCCATGACAACTCCAGAACCTGTATCCCATCAGgtgagatcttttttttctcttccccttttcctctctctttcatctctctctctgtctctgtgtatgtctctgtgtgtgcctttctTAGTATGAAGTACGTGTCTGCCTCTGCTTGTAGGAGTGGACGTCAGCTTATGTCTCTATGTGAAcgggtgcttgtgtgtgtatctcagtgtacatgtgagtgtgcctgtatatttctctgtgtctgcatgtgtgtgtgtatatcttaGTGTATGACTGTCTCagcacatgtatgtgcatgtgtttctgcagtggAGTTCCCCTGTGGACAGGTGCTAGTGGCAAGGGCTTCGGACAGTAAGCCCATTTCGGGACTGCAGCcatgggtggtggggggagagatTGGGAAGAAGGGGGAGAGTCCCTGGCAGGTAGCGTCCCTAGCATGCCCTCTGtcccacacagacaccctcTCATTTCATGATGTCACTCACTGCACGCCAAGACAACCTTATTTTAACTGGCCTGAAGACACATTTTTTGAGACTTTCCAATGACAATAACACCTCAGATCACATCAGAAAAGACAGACACTGATGTGCTGCATAGCTGAGCTCAGACGAGGGTTACATGTGAGAGGTTTAGATATATATTTTCACTGCTGACTAAAATATGCTGGctgacattttgtctttttgaaaatcaaatttaatcGTTCATAAAAGACAAGCTAAGACAAGATGAGGGACAGTCAGTTATTAAGACTGAAAAGCCACCAAAATCAATTTAACTTGCTACTTGGTGCTCACACCATAAATTTAAACTTTCTCTCTTAGATGTAGAGTGAGGCCAGTAAGCTTGTTTGTCATGTTGTGAGAAATTAGACATATGTATGAAGTAATTTGCAAACTATCAGAAACTAGTTTGATAGCTGAGTAGGGAGGTTgcaatactgtatgtaataaaGGCAGGCACAGAACCAGTTAAAGCTAGAGAACAACATAATATTTAATACTGTATACAAAATATGAGCAAacaaaaatggtgaaaatgccAAACCATGGAAGATGTGCTTTTTCTGATACAGCAGTGTGTAATGCCAGAAGTGCATTTGCAAAGTGTTCAAATCTGATATATTTGAGAATTAATTTCTCACAAACATATCATTGCCTGCATCAGACCATCATTGGTCATGAAGCAGAGTGGAAAAATAAGACATCCTGgaaaagcaaattaaaacaagGGAAAATCATTGGCGCATATTAACCTTTTGGAAAGATGGAGAGGATCTATGGAACACTTCAGCTGTGGCTCTTCCACCAAGcaaacagggagaaagagagcaatAAATGACATATAACTGTGGTCAGGCTATAGAGGTTGATTGTAGCGCACTTGGATTCTTTTTGTTTGAACACATACGCATATGggtattttttgtttgcatttgtatttgcacGTAtagttgtgtttgtgtagtcAGCTCTGTATTCCTAGgcatatgcatgtttttgtagtcggctctgtgtctgtattccCCAGGTGCTGGTGATGAATGGGAAGGGGAAACTTCACTGTGGGGGGGTGCTGCTAGACAATAACTGGGttctcactgctgctcattGTCTCGAGAGAAACCCCCAACTCAGCGTAAGACTGGGTGCGTCACTCTGCCTgcgtctctctcactctctatctgctggctttttgttttaatacattGAACGCCAGGCTAAAGCGTGCTGACATGATCATTTTCAGTCAGAGGCAGTTGTAACTAAGAGTGCATGTTCTCAGGCTGTTTTGTCTAGGGTGAAGCAGGATCTGTCCTTTCTTTGGAAGaccataatacattttttaagctTACTGCTAGGACCTAGTTCAGATCCAGGTCCTCTTGTAACCCTTGTTGAGTGGTGACAGTCAGTGGCTGTCAGGACTGTAGGTCAGGCTGCATTCTTCAGGACTTGGCAAAAATCTTGATGAGGTGCTGGGTGATGTGCCAGGTGTGGCACAGTTTCTGGAGACTGCAGAATTGATGGCTGGGGCGTTTACAACATGCTGTCTCATCACCgctgtctctgcttttctcaCCTCTTCTGGatcactccccccctcccccacactcgCTCATTATTGTCTGGATAATTTGCTGTTGTGCTTTTACAGGAGACTATGAGCGCTTTAAGATTGAAGGCACGGAGGTGACAGCCATTGTGTCAGAAtccatcccccaccccaactACAACAGCATAACAGTGGACAATGACATTGCCCTGCTCCGCCTGGCCGAGCCCATTCACTTCTCCAACTACATCGTGCCGGTGTGTCTGCCGGACCGGAGGCTCGCCGAGAAGGTGCTGCACCAGAACGGCACTCTGACCGTCGTCACCGGCTGGGGCAAGGGGGACCAGAAAGACAAGCACTACAGCTCCGCGCTCTACTTCATCAAAATCCCGCTGGTGGAGCACGACCAGTGCCAGCAGCAAATGGAGAACAACGTCACCGAGAACGTGCTGTGCGCGGGGAGGGTGGGAACGAGGGAGGACGCGTGCGAGGGGGACAGCGGAGGCCCCATGGTGACCAAGTTCAGAGACACCTGGTTCCTCATCGGCCTGGTGTCCTGGGGAGAAGGGTGCGGCCACAAAGAGAAGCTGGGCATCTACACCAAGGTCTCGAACTACATGGAGTGGATCGATAGTGTACGCCGCGACCACGGCCGCCCCTAACCCCGCACCCGGTCTGCTCAGTCCAGGCCAtaacccccctgcccctgccgATAGGCCTTGGCAGGGGTGTGTCACTGCCTTGTCAAATAAACTGACACTTTGAAAAATTCTGTAGGTTTCtattttttacaacacaagatGGGACCCAAGGGCCTCCGGTATCCCATCTGACATATAcactgagtctgtgtgtgtatcaggtGAGATACTGGAGGCTGAGGGATTCAATCTTgtagttctgtgtgtgtgtttgtggaagaatgtgtgtctctgtgaaagcAGGTATGGTTTTGAGGAtagcagtggtgtgtgtgtgtgtgcgtgtgtgtgtgtgtgtgtgtgtgtgtgtgtgtgtgtgtgttcacattgGCAACTCAAGGAGCTCAGAACACAGATTTCCTTCACTGTTTAAACCACTCACAGACTTTTTGCATTCAAcatgtacaagaaaaaaaaatcatactctTCCTGAATCAGAAAAAGTATTGGCTAGTTTTTGCAGCTCAAAACCCAGCTGTCTACCACACCTGGGAAGTCATTCATTACAGACACAGCCATTATTAGTTGTGGCAGCTAACCTTATTCGTAATACAAATACGTAGTATGgctttttatttgaaaattacagtgagacagagagaaaatgcatgcaaagtgaaataaatggtTGTGGAAACCTTCCTTTCCCAGGAGCCATATCCCAGTTCCCTGAATCTGTTGGTCCTGAAGCTCATTAACCAGCTAACAAGTAATGTTACCAATAACCACATTCACACCATCCAATTCAAGTCAAGTTATATGATAAAAAGTGCTCATTCcagggaagaagaaaaaaaaatgaatgaaatataactGCAATCTGCATGCTGAACACAGTGTGGCACTGCAGTCAAAGCATAGAAGCTTACCTGCATTTATAGAGATTTCACACAGCTTATCACAAGAGTTAAACTCTACATAACTTCTCATATTCTACACAGATCACAGTAACCTGCAGTTTGTTGGTACAATCACTCTACTTATACCTGTGAGGTTTTATTCAGTAGGATACACCTTGAGGTGCTGCAATCTCATCACACAGCCATATCCAAACCCACCGCCCGCTGAAGGTGTGTACAATTCCCCTGGGAGTGGTAAGCCCGATGAAGTGTGAAGCGATGAAGTTGGGGGCAATGGCAGACTTTGCTTATTGGATCATAGATCAGTGGAAGGAGCTggccttctctctgtttctcccctcTAAGAGTCCACTATATCTTAGTCTCTATATTATACCAGCATATGCCAAAGCTCAAGGCCTCTTACacacttacatttttcaaaactggaaTAAGGCTTAGAACAGTCCTTAGCTCCTCAATACACCATTGCATACACTCGATACAGGGACAGGCTGGCTAAGGGAAGCAGAGATGCCCCCAGTGTATTTTAACTTGCTGATACAGTGTTGCAGGGACTGAGTGGGTGAGCTCCCTCTTGAGATTGGACcaacacacattttacaagcaGGCCATGTCCTGCCATTCTGTGCTTTG from Megalops cyprinoides isolate fMegCyp1 chromosome 20, fMegCyp1.pri, whole genome shotgun sequence encodes:
- the proca gene encoding vitamin K-dependent protein C; the protein is MGKVLLSVFVVVVLWSSSAISKSVFFSGPQANMVLRTKRANSFLEELKPPSQERECVEEICDFEEAREIFQTREATLEFWTVYTDGNQCEPNHCVNGTCVDLYQSYTCKCNPGFEGKHCNMPSTASSCQKDNGDCDHICRESEDGQSRTCSCLPGYNLHDNSRTCIPSVEFPCGQVLVARASDSKPISGLQPWVVGGEIGKKGESPWQVLVMNGKGKLHCGGVLLDNNWVLTAAHCLERNPQLSVRLGDYERFKIEGTEVTAIVSESIPHPNYNSITVDNDIALLRLAEPIHFSNYIVPVCLPDRRLAEKVLHQNGTLTVVTGWGKGDQKDKHYSSALYFIKIPLVEHDQCQQQMENNVTENVLCAGRVGTREDACEGDSGGPMVTKFRDTWFLIGLVSWGEGCGHKEKLGIYTKVSNYMEWIDSVRRDHGRP